The Streptomyces sp. HSG2 genome has a segment encoding these proteins:
- a CDS encoding DUF3152 domain-containing protein: protein MPPHAVDGCRPVKGGRGRTVVGVAAAAVTTALAVAVAVQVTGERGGADAAAARAAEDGRDTDGTASRTDRRPTPRSPEVETSPSYEEMMATTFPIDETAEGPGTFDAVPGIDPGPETGRRYRYRVDVERGLDLDAELFAQAVHRTLNDARSWAHDGARSFERVHSGQADFVITLASPGTTAVWCAESGLDTTVDNVSCDSAATERVMINAYRWARGAETYGDDIHGYRQMLINHEIGHRIGFNHETCDKDGQLAPVMQQQTKFVDHDGIDCVPNPWPFPGG, encoded by the coding sequence GTGCCGCCTCACGCGGTCGACGGCTGTCGACCGGTCAAGGGCGGCCGGGGGCGCACCGTCGTGGGGGTCGCCGCGGCGGCGGTCACCACCGCGCTGGCGGTCGCGGTGGCCGTCCAGGTCACCGGCGAGCGCGGCGGCGCGGACGCCGCGGCGGCGCGAGCCGCCGAGGACGGGCGCGACACGGACGGCACGGCCTCGCGAACCGATCGGCGTCCGACGCCTCGGTCGCCCGAGGTCGAGACCTCCCCCTCCTACGAGGAGATGATGGCGACGACCTTCCCAATCGACGAGACGGCGGAGGGACCGGGGACGTTCGACGCCGTTCCCGGCATCGACCCGGGGCCGGAGACCGGCCGACGGTACCGCTACCGGGTGGACGTCGAGCGGGGGTTGGACCTCGACGCCGAGTTGTTCGCCCAGGCCGTCCACCGCACCTTGAACGACGCCCGGAGTTGGGCTCACGACGGGGCCCGCTCCTTCGAGCGTGTCCACTCGGGCCAGGCCGACTTCGTCATCACCCTGGCCAGTCCCGGCACCACCGCCGTCTGGTGCGCCGAGTCGGGTCTGGACACCACCGTGGACAACGTCTCCTGCGACTCGGCCGCCACCGAGCGCGTCATGATCAACGCCTATCGATGGGCGCGGGGCGCCGAGACCTACGGCGACGACATCCACGGGTATCGACAGATGCTGATCAATCACGAGATCGGTCACCGCATCGGCTTCAACCACGAGACGTGCGACAAGGACGGCCAGCTCGCCCCGGTGATGCAGCAGCAGACCAAGTTCGTCGACCACGACGGCATCGACTGCGTCCCCAATCCATGGCCTTTCCCGGGGGGTTGA
- a CDS encoding alpha/beta fold hydrolase, whose protein sequence is MSSTEPPSVSTAAACPRITPVCLADGERLRSVRLPGTTLAVRARPPARAGLPPALYVHGLGGSSQNWSALMALLEDEVDGEALDLPGFGGSTPPVDGDYSITGHARAVVRYLDSTRRGPAHLIGNSLGGAVLTRVAAVRPDLVRTLSLVSPALPEIRVQRGAVPTALLALPGMVRLFTRYSRDWSAEQRVRGVLDLCYGDPDRVTPEAFRRAVEEMERRVALPYFWEAMAGSARGLVDAYTLGGRHGLWRQAERVIAPTLLVYGGRDRLVAHRMAARAARAFRDSRLLTLPDAGHVAMMEYPEAVATAFRELSTDTGAPRVARGRTGLARGEGPLRRRAGAADEGDADETPGG, encoded by the coding sequence ATGTCTTCGACCGAACCGCCGTCCGTGTCGACCGCCGCGGCGTGTCCTCGGATCACGCCGGTGTGTCTCGCCGACGGCGAGCGGCTCCGGTCCGTCCGCCTCCCGGGCACGACCCTGGCGGTGCGCGCCCGCCCGCCGGCGCGCGCGGGCCTGCCGCCCGCCCTCTACGTCCACGGCCTGGGAGGCTCCTCGCAGAACTGGTCGGCGTTGATGGCCTTGTTGGAGGACGAGGTGGACGGCGAGGCGCTCGACCTGCCCGGCTTCGGCGGCTCGACCCCCCCGGTGGACGGGGACTACTCGATCACCGGCCACGCGCGCGCGGTGGTCCGCTACCTCGATTCCACCCGTCGGGGTCCGGCACACCTGATCGGGAACTCGCTCGGCGGCGCCGTCCTCACCCGGGTCGCCGCGGTCCGGCCCGACCTGGTGCGGACGCTGAGCCTGGTCTCGCCGGCGCTGCCGGAGATCCGGGTGCAACGCGGCGCGGTGCCCACGGCCCTGCTCGCGTTGCCCGGCATGGTGCGGCTGTTCACGCGGTACTCCCGCGACTGGAGCGCCGAGCAACGCGTCCGGGGTGTCCTGGACCTCTGCTACGGCGACCCCGACCGAGTCACCCCGGAGGCGTTCCGGCGGGCCGTCGAGGAGATGGAGCGGCGCGTCGCGCTGCCGTACTTCTGGGAGGCCATGGCCGGCTCGGCGCGCGGTCTGGTGGACGCCTACACCCTGGGCGGCCGACACGGTTTGTGGCGCCAGGCCGAGCGGGTCATCGCGCCGACGCTCCTGGTCTACGGGGGGCGCGACCGACTCGTCGCCCACCGCATGGCCGCCCGTGCCGCCCGCGCCTTCCGGGACTCCCGGCTGCTGACCCTGCCCGACGCCGGGCACGTGGCCATGATGGAGTACCCGGAGGCCGTCGCGACCGCGTTCCGCGAGTTGTCGACCGACACGGGGGCGCCGCGGGTCGCCCGTGGCCGGACGGGTCTCGCACGCGGTGAGGGGCCCCTCCGCCGGCGGGCGGGCGCCGCGGACGAGGGCGACGCCGACGAGACCCCGGGGGGCTGA